One Sediminicola sp. YIK13 DNA segment encodes these proteins:
- a CDS encoding RidA family protein has product MKAFNLILHPKTLLMTLCLVCISIHGCKEADKEVQEEVAVKIEQPEYFNLRPEIEKAYGYSHAVKIGNDIKISGAVSMDNEGNPTAVGDFEQQMKNCYTDLEKILTHYGCTFDDVIVENIFTTNMPLLLEHGAYRGTIYTNNFPTGSWLGVKELALPEFMIEIEMEVHKMD; this is encoded by the coding sequence ATGAAAGCATTTAACCTTATTTTGCATCCAAAAACCTTGTTGATGACACTTTGCCTAGTTTGTATCTCTATTCATGGGTGTAAAGAAGCTGATAAAGAAGTACAAGAAGAAGTAGCGGTCAAAATAGAACAGCCAGAATACTTCAACCTACGCCCCGAAATCGAAAAAGCTTATGGATATTCGCATGCTGTAAAAATTGGCAATGACATCAAAATATCTGGAGCAGTAAGTATGGATAATGAAGGAAATCCTACAGCGGTGGGTGATTTTGAACAACAAATGAAAAATTGCTATACCGATCTGGAAAAAATATTGACACATTATGGTTGCACCTTTGATGATGTGATCGTGGAAAATATTTTCACCACTAATATGCCTTTATTGTTGGAGCATGGCGCATACAGAGGTACGATTTATACCAATAATTTTCCGACCGGATCTTGGCTTGGTGTAAAAGAACTGGCGCTTCCAGAATTTATGATTGAAATTGAGATGGAAGTACATAAAATGGATTGA
- a CDS encoding TlpA family protein disulfide reductase encodes MKSSKLLLLVASIFFISCTNSDTKGYSPELKNKIVDLTLYSASQLEKMGTITYNVKFIPIYDLKGELVSPKDFRSLINAKKVKQQLYFDESGMVKALVMMPLTLEELKYNAPKEDEFIKLESVMEGQPVPNGSFLSIDDGTVAIESFRGKYIIIDFWATWCAPCLEEAPIFKQLAEKHAADNVEFITISVDQDFTGWKGFLKDKNWIGNHYWLGQKEGNPFYSLTYSKHIIENSPVILVTLPKYVIISPEGEILSNAQLRPSDPLFEEALQKYLN; translated from the coding sequence ATGAAAAGCTCCAAACTACTTTTATTAGTCGCTAGTATATTTTTTATTTCGTGCACCAACTCTGATACAAAAGGTTACAGCCCTGAGTTAAAAAACAAAATAGTTGATTTAACGCTCTATTCTGCCTCCCAATTGGAAAAGATGGGAACAATAACGTACAATGTAAAGTTTATCCCCATCTACGATCTAAAAGGAGAATTGGTGAGCCCTAAAGACTTTCGCTCCTTGATAAATGCCAAAAAAGTAAAACAACAATTGTATTTTGATGAAAGCGGAATGGTAAAGGCATTGGTAATGATGCCTTTGACCCTGGAAGAGTTAAAATACAACGCTCCAAAAGAAGATGAATTTATTAAATTGGAATCGGTCATGGAAGGACAACCCGTGCCCAACGGATCATTTTTGTCGATTGACGATGGTACCGTAGCCATAGAATCTTTTAGGGGAAAATACATCATCATAGATTTCTGGGCCACATGGTGTGCCCCATGTTTGGAAGAAGCTCCTATTTTTAAACAATTAGCCGAAAAACATGCTGCTGACAATGTAGAGTTCATTACTATTTCTGTTGATCAAGATTTTACAGGTTGGAAAGGATTTTTAAAAGATAAGAATTGGATAGGAAACCATTATTGGTTGGGTCAAAAAGAAGGGAATCCATTCTATTCATTGACGTATTCCAAGCACATAATTGAAAACTCTCCTGTTATCCTGGTGACCCTTCCCAAATATGTGATCATTTCCCCAGAAGGAGAAATCCTCTCCAACGCCCAATTAAGACCAAGTGATCCTTTATTTGAGGAAGCTCTGCAGAAATACCTGAATTAA